In one Alnus glutinosa chromosome 14, dhAlnGlut1.1, whole genome shotgun sequence genomic region, the following are encoded:
- the LOC133857383 gene encoding protein LURP-one-related 12-like — translation MNMSKVVAVDEKFCFPEETHLTVRKTSVFFPGDGFIVYDPNGEVLFRFDSYGPDSKPKDELVLMDASGKCLLTLLRKKPSLHQRWEGYMGEKAEHPDPIFSVCRSSIIRRSSLVVEVYGDPDEEYQIEGSFPQRCCAIYKTYMAKSSRDPVAEIKRKLDPSTNVMLGKDVFLLVLKPGFDSALAMGLVLILDQMYGDDADDREADETGHT, via the exons ATGAACATGAGCAAGGTTGTTGCTGTGGATGAGAAATTCTGCTTCCCTGAAGAGACCCATCTCACAGTCCGCAAGACCTCCGTGTTTTTTCCCGGTGACGGCTTCATCGTCTACGATCCCAACGGAGAGGTTCTCTTCCGGTTCGATTCCTATGGTCCCGATTCAAAACCCAAAGATGAACTCGTTCTCATGGACGCGTCTGGAAAATGCCTCCTCACCCTTCTTCGAAAG AAACCAAGTCTTCACCAACGGTGGGAAGGATACATGGGGGAGAAAGCAGAGCATCCGGACCCAATTTTCAGTGTATGCAGATCGTCCATCATCCGACGGTCAAGCCTGGTGGTAGAGGTTTACGGTGATCCTGATGAGGAGTACCAAATAGAAGGCTCTTTTCCCCAGCGATGCTGTGCAATATACAAAACCTATATGGCGAAGTCATCAAGGGATCCTGTGGCTGAGATCAAAAGAAAGTTGGACCCTTCGACCAATGTAATGCTTGGGAAGGATGTCTTTCTGCTGGTTCTAAAGCCTGGGTTTGATAGTGCTTTGGCAATGGGATTGGTGCTTATTCTTGATCAAATGTACGGCGATGATGCTGATGATCGGGAAGCAGACGAGACGGGACATACCTAG